The segment GGTTCATTGTGGGAGTGGGTCTGTATTGCTGACATGGTTCTGTTCCTCGCGATTTTCAGCCGCCATTAGAGCGCATCGCGTTTATACGCGGTAGACTGACATCAGGCAAAACCGTTATGCGTGGAGCGTATGAACAACCCGAACAGCAGCGATCGCATCGATCTGATGCAGACCTTTATCCGTATCGTCGAGAGCGGCAGCTTATCCGCCGCCGCCGCCCAGCTCGGCACTACGCAACCCACCGTCAGTCGTCGGCTGCAGTCCCTGGAGCAGCGGCTCGGCCTGAAGCTGATCCTGCGCACCACCCATGCCCTGAAGCTCACCGACGATGGCGAACGCTGCTACGCGCAGGCGCGGGAGCTGCTGGCAACCTGGCATGCGCTGGAGGATGCGCTGACCGATGCCAGTGCCGATCCGGTCGGAACGCTGCGGGTGCGCGCGCCGCACGCCTTTGGTCAGGATCAGCTGATCGCCCCGCTGGTGGATTACCTGAATCGCTATCCCCGGCTCAATATCGAGTGGATGCTGAATGACCGGACGCCGGACTTTATCGCGGAGAACGTTGACTGCGCGATTCAGGTGGGCGCACCAACCGATCCCTCCGTGGTGGCGATTCTGCTGGCCGAGGTGCCGCGCATCGTGGTGGCGGCCCCCTCGCTGCTGGCCCGACAGCCGCCGGTTGAAGCGGTCGGACAGCTGCGCGATCTGCCGTGGCTGGCCCTGACCAGTTTTTACCGCAATGAGGTGGCGCTACAGAGGATTGACGACGGCCAGCCGGTGAACCTGCCGATTACGCCCCGCCTCGCCAGCGACAGCCTCTATGCGGTGCGCAAAGCGGCGCTGGCGGGGATGGGTGCGGCAATTGTCTCCTCCTGGGCGGTGCAGGCGGATCTGGCGGCGGGCAGCCTGGTACAGCTGGTCCCCGCCTGGCAGGCTCCGCCGCTGCCGGTGTGGCTGACCTATCCCTGGGCGAGTTACTACCCGGC is part of the Pantoea sp. Ep11b genome and harbors:
- a CDS encoding LysR family transcriptional regulator: MNNPNSSDRIDLMQTFIRIVESGSLSAAAAQLGTTQPTVSRRLQSLEQRLGLKLILRTTHALKLTDDGERCYAQARELLATWHALEDALTDASADPVGTLRVRAPHAFGQDQLIAPLVDYLNRYPRLNIEWMLNDRTPDFIAENVDCAIQVGAPTDPSVVAILLAEVPRIVVAAPSLLARQPPVEAVGQLRDLPWLALTSFYRNEVALQRIDDGQPVNLPITPRLASDSLYAVRKAALAGMGAAIVSSWAVQADLAAGSLVQLVPAWQAPPLPVWLTYPWASYYPARLQHFFTMIKEVMPQLAGTRPASPAG